A part of Paramisgurnus dabryanus chromosome 15, PD_genome_1.1, whole genome shotgun sequence genomic DNA contains:
- the parp14rs1 gene encoding poly(ADP-ribose) polymerase family member 14-related sequence 1 isoform X1 produces the protein MDEFPYVLLVEGQWDPKLKNKITIYFQSKNKSGGGNCVVELDAEGRKGTVRFKDEEVRQRVLQKQNHELKTGQQTVKMTVSLPPSDVSNVKESTSSVNKPPAAPILHTEASDITKRKADSCSALQHSTLDHKKPKLLGEPKSEDNEEVKATEEEDDGTRRQAVIENIQNSTQDFLQMLVENVLKGTPAELNDFNIEVIQESNCAVVTFSCNKDTENFILSGSCYSVIKKKQMRVRILETTLKVKAEALPFNINSDLLMLYFEKFGDVEDNMVVSEKEHSAIITFKDPAVVHAVIKSQHAIKSQHVLKKQPFRVLPYYESLQTALYGKNRPSLKLPETLTENIDPTIWCHLNKNKKSMDLINKAMSTSFCKLDFGSPDVKITPLPSLLQQGGQTRKLIQSWRENTSSLFSESISRFKSFELLVQKDAWSEIEPEIQKAVAAVPVTLVPNIVQGAMAVVGLKEDVTSIESDLKEIVERITQKIQRETGSVTDNIDMPPSIHQLIVCHGLKQQILNKFPEMEINYHENNKKLTLYGLRNEVLETKNAILQDVVNLIRRPVEVHQSVLDFLHNSDLEKMTKSLFFTKGIDASLEPDGDRVLLIGKTESDIKDGQLQLKTELGHLSFDVEDAGVLTRLDWQDLISNIKNKESGVTIQTTVKQVLISGFAQDIHGVEKQLRDFVIENSNIEKTLKAHKTVIKFIKRHRTKDWLEDVKGKVNVQFKDETIVIDGPRLHVSQYVPLFEKLLTSTHHCVFKVAKPGAKKYFKEKESMWAPIAKNDMDCLVELVDEDDHLAPVKPKIKSVYEFKTPDGVEITVNKADICLFKVDAIVCGSNEALLLDGGLAKALSNADDKLQDACDQVGTRKKLTISDAIVLDAGGRLLCKHIIFALAPHYRPNYQNAVSLLGKTVRKSLNLADQENCQSVAIPAIGSGAFGFPPDLCAETIVKSIKDFCEIIGGNFVTKQIHLVDNNDTTVQAFQAAVQKIYGVSASSNQQQGQSQASSSQSQASSSQSQVHRPLATPQGSSPSIQTKEGLTITLKTCNIEDTTMDVVVNTLSSDLNLGVGAVSNALLKAAGPQLQVLVNQQATAPVNIGTVIVTAGANLKNKLVFHAVAPHYNQGKGNEQKVLENIIDECLNQAEQRQQKSIVFSAIGTGNLGFPKQVVIGSMLDLTLKFSSKRGTRNVQEVAFALHPQDAQTIQVFTDEFNKKFAIQPASANNPTQQTISGPFSKVTTVSGVHGTTVGGIKFQVLSGDITAEKTDVIVNSTNKDFTLKAGVSKAILEKAGPNVEAECQQLGTQPNKGYIMTQAGNLQCKKIIHIAAQSNAVHIEKLVKRALEKCAKEKFTSISFPAIGTGQGGLSPGQAADAMMDAVVNMVGQSPQSSLKLIRIVIFQAPMLNDFYKSMQNREYTIKQKDSTLYSRIKTYVSNVTSFLTGSWEKEVRQHGGKDFVIEGIKIVPACFSICGPTPAAVDKTKKFLEEMITPDHVFQKITDTAILSFSDKDQQRIQDMQSTLDVSIRLEYKAKKGSDDSSGVATLIVEGLSRDVLIASHEIQDMLKRAKEDEILKKDIEHVGELVEWQYEQAGQYKSFDPRTNFELEKALGGGATDIKISIQGQDYKVKLPEGPAVSTTGGNQVNIRRIDKLKATESIPQHWSPMNNKDLFQGFILKTTDPEYNDVLTRFRATCPNNNVSKIERIQNPGMWKNYQNNKCVMELKNGHQNNEKRLFHGTSEQTINHINKSGFNRSYAGKNAAAYGNGTYFALNASYSANNTYSVPNAQGQKHMYLCRVLTGDYTRGNGGMIVPPPKNTTTADLYDTVVDNQAAPTIFVVFRDDNAYPEYLITFT, from the exons ATGGACGAGTTTCCATACGTGCTCCTGGTAGAGGGCCAGTGGGACCCcaaactgaaaaataaaataactatcTATTTTCAAAGTAAGAATAAATCGGGCGGAGGAAACTGTGTGGTTGAACTTGATGCCGAAGGACGAAAAGGAACTGTGCGATTCAAAGACGAGGAAG TGCGACAGCGAGTACTACAGAAACAGAATCATGAACTAAAAACTGGTCAACAAACTGTGAAAATGACCGTCAGTCTTCCGCCATCAGACGTCTCAAATGTGAAA GAATCGACATCTTCAGTCAACAAACCCCCAGCAG CACCAATCCTGCACACTGAGGCTTCTGACATTACCAAAAGGAAGGCAGACTCGTGTTCTGCGCTGCAGCATTCAACACTAGACCACAAAAAGCCGAAGCTTTTGG GTGAACCGAAGAGTGAAGATAATGAAGAGGTCAAGGCAACTGAGGAGGAAGATGATGGAACCCGTAGACAAGCTGTAATTGAAAACATTCAAAACAGTACTCAAGATTTTTTGCAAATGTTGGTGGAAAATGTACTAAAGGGAACACCTGCTGAGTTAAATGACTTCAATATTGAAGTAATACAAGAGAGCAATTGTGCAGTGGTGACCTTCTCCTGTAACAAGG ATACAGAAAACTTCATTTTGTCTGGCTCATGCTATTCAGTAATTAAGAAGAAACAAATGAGAGTCAGAATACTTGAGACGACATTAAAAGTGAAAGCTGAAGCTTTACCTTTCAATATAAACTCTGATTTGCTCATGCTGTATTTTGAAAAATTTGGGGACGTAGAAGACAACATGGTGGTATCTGAAAAGGAACATTCAGCAATAATCACTTTTAAAGATCCCGCAG TTGTTCACGCAGTTATAAAAAGCCAGCATGCAATCAAAAGCCAGCATGTACTGAAAAAGCAGCCGTTCAGAGTACTGCCATATTATGAATCTTTACAGACAGCTCTTTATGGTAAAAACAGACCCTCCCTGAAACTTCCAGAGACTCTTACTGAAAACATAGATCCGACTATATGGTGTCACTTAAACAAGAACAAAAAATCCATGGATTTGATCAACAAAGCTATGTCCACGTCTTTTTGCAAATTGGATTTTGGCTCCCCAGATGTGAAAATCACTCCTTTGCCTTCCCTACTTCAGCAAGGTGGGCAAACAAGAAAACTCATCCAGTCCTGGAGAGAAAATACCTCCTCCTTGTTCTCAGAGTCAATATCTCGGTTCAAATCTTTTGAGCTGCTCGTTCAAAAGGATGCATGGAGTGAAATAGAACCTGAAATTCAAAAAGCAGTAGCAGCGGTGCCGGTCACACTCGTTCCCAACATCGTCCAGGGAGCAATGGCTGTAGTTGGCTTGAAAGAAGATGTGACCAGTATTGAAAGCGATCTAAAAGAAATTGTTGAGAGAATCACCCAGAAGATCCAAAGGGAGACGGGCAGTGTGACAGATAATATAGATATGCCTCCATCCATTCACCAGCTTATTGTCTGTCATGGTTTGAAGCAGCAAATCCTTAACAAATTTCCAGAAATGGAGATCAATTACCATGAGAACAACAAAAAACTAACTCTGTATGGCCTAAGAAATGAAGTGCTGGAAACTAAGAATGCAATACTGCAGGATGTTGTCAATTTAATTCGTAGACCTGTGGAAGTACACCAATCTGTTTTAGATTTTCTTCATAACAGTGACCTAGAGAAAATGACCAAATCTTTGTTTTTTACAAAAGGAATCGATGCATCATTAGAACCTGATGGAGATAGAGTTTTGCTTATTGGCAAAACAGAAAGTGATATAAAGGACGGTCAGTTGCAACTAAAAACAGAGCTGGGACATCTGAGTTTTGATGTAGAAGATGCTGGTGTTTTGACAAGATTAGATTGGCAAGACCTTATCtctaatattaaaaacaaagaGTCAGGAGTTACAATACAGACAACTGTCAAACAAGTTCTCATTTCTGGCTTTGCACAAGACATCCACGGTGTTGAAAAACAATTACGTGATTTTGTTATTGAAAACTCTAACATTGAGAAAACCCTTAAGGCTCACAAGACCGTGATCAAATTCATAAAGCGACACCGAACAAAAGACTGGCTCGAAGATGTGAAAGGGAAGGTCAATGTTCAGTTCAAAGATGAAACAATTGTGATTGATGGGCCGAGACTTCATGTCAGTCAGTATGTGCCTCTGTTTGAGAAGCTGCTTACATCAACTCACCACTGCGTCTTTAAAGTTGCTAAACCAGGAGCGAAGaagtattttaaagaaaaggAGTCAATGTGGGCTCCAATAGCCAAGAATGATATGGATTGTTTGGTGGAATTAGTAGACGAGGATGATCACCTTGCCCCAGTTAAACCAAAGATAAAATCAGTTTAtgaatttaaaacacctgatggAGTGGAGATCACAGTAAACAAAGCAgacatatgtttatttaaagtggATGCTATAGTTTGTGGAAGCAATGAAGCTCTCCTCCTGGATGGAGGATTAGCGAAGGCACTTTCTAATGCTGATGATAAACTTCAGGACGCCTGCGACCAGGTGGGCACAAGGAAGAAGCTGACAATAAGTGATGCCATTGTCTTGGACGCAGGAGGACGCCTGCTATGCAAACACATCATCTTTGCATTAGCACCACATTACCGTCCCAATTACCAGAATGCAGTGAGTCTCCTGGGGAAAACTGTCAGAAAGAGTTTGAATCTGGCTGATCAAGAAAACTGCCAGTCAGTGGCAATCCCAGCCATTGGCTCTGGTGCGTTTGGCTTTCCTCCAGATCTTTGTGCAGAAACCATCGTGAAATCAATAAAAGATTTCTGTGAAATTATTGGTGGGAACTTTGTTACGAAACAAATTCACCTAGTTGACAATAACGATACAACAGTTCAGGCTTTTCAAGCTgctgtgcaaaaaatatatGGGGTCAGTGCAAGCAGCAACCAGCAGCAAGGTCAAAGCCAAGCAAGTTCTTCTCAAAGCCAAGCAAGTTCTTCTCAAAGCCAAGTCCACAGACCACTTGCAACCCCTCAAGGATCATCTCCCAGTATTCAAACAAAAGAAGGTTTAACCATCACTCTTAAGACATGTAACATTGAGGACACAACC ATGGATGTTGTGGTGAACACTCTCAGCTCTGACCTGAATCTAGGTGTAGGAGCTGTTTCAAATGCTCTTCTGAAAGCAGCTGGTCCACAGCTCCAGGTTTTGGTCAATCAGCAAGCCACGGCCCCTGTAAATATTGGAACGGTCATTGTAACAGCAGGTGCAAACCTTAAAAACAAACTGGTGTTTCATGCAGTTGCACCGCACTATAATCAGGGAAAAGGCAATGAGCAGAAG GTGCTGGAAAACATCATTGATGAATGTTTGAATCAGGCAGAGCAGCGCCAACAGAAATCCATTGTATTCTCTGCTATCGGTACAGGAAATCTAGGATTTCCAAAACAAGTGGTGATCGGCTCAATGCTGGATTTAACTCTTAAATTCAGCAGTAAAAGGGGTACAAGGAATGTCCAGGAAGTAGCATTTGCTCTTCACCCCCAAGATGCACAAACCATTCAG GTTTTCACAGATGAGTTCAACAAAAAGTTCGCGATCCAGCCGGCCTCAGCCAATAACCCCACACAACAAACCATCTCAG GCCCTTTCTCAAAGGTGACAACCGTATCTGGGGTTCACGGGACTACAGTGGGAGGAATAAAATTTCAGGTTTTAAGTGGTGATATCACAGCTGAAAAAACTGATGTCATAGTGAACTCCACCAATAAGGACTTTACACTGAAAGCag GTGTGTCAAAGGCTATTTTGGAAAAGGCTGGTCCAAACGTAGAGGCTGAGTGTCAACAACTGG GAACCCAACCCAACAAAGGATACATAATGACACAAGCAGGaaatttacagtgtaaaaaGATCATCCACATTGCAGCACAGAGCAATGCTGTTCATATTGAAAAGCTTGTTAAAAGGGCTCTGGAAAAGTGTGCAAAGGAAAAGTTCACCTCCATCTCATTCCCAGCTATTGGTACAG GACAAGGAGGGCTGTCTCCAGGTCAAGCAGCAGATGCCATGATGGATGCGGTTGTGAACATGGTCGGACAGAGTCCACAGTCTTCTCTCAAGTTAATCCGAATAGTCATCTTCCAGGCGCCCATGCTCAATGATTTCTACAAGAGCATGCAGAATCGAGAATACACTATCAAACAAAAAGACAGTACATTGTACTCAAGAATCAAAA CATATGTTTCCAATGTTACATCATTCCTGACTGGATCCTGGGAGAAAGAAGTTAGGCAACATGGCGGGAAAGACTTTGTCATTGAAGGAATCAAAATTGTGCCAGCTTGTTTTTCTATCTGTGGCCCGACACCAGCAGCTGTGGACAAAACTAAGAAGTTTCTAGAGGAAATGATCACACCGGACCATGTATTCCAAAAAATCACTGACACAGCAATACTTTCCTTTTCAGACAAAGATCAACAGCGAATCCAGGACATGCAAAGCACTTTAGATGTATCTATAAGGCTAGAATACAAAGCTAAGAAAGGTTCAGATGATTCCTCAGGAGTAGCCACACTTATAGTTGAAGGTCTCAGTCGAGATGTGCTAATAGCCTCTCATGAAATTCAAGACATGCTGAAAAGAGCCAAAGAAGATGAGATACTAAAGAAAGACATTGAACATGTAGGTGAGCTGGTAGAATGGCAATACGAACAAGCAGGGCAATATAAAAGTTTTGATCCACGTACAAACTTTGAATTGGAAAAGGCCCTTGGTGGGGGAGCTACAGACATTAAAATCTCCATACAGGGCCAAGATTACAAGGTCAAACTGCCTGAGGGTCCTGCTGTGAGCACCACTGGTGGCAATCAGGTGAACATCAGACGCATTGACAAACTGAAAG CAACTGAAAGTATTCCACAGCATTGGAGTCCCATGAATAATAAAGACTTGTTCCAAGGATTCATATTGAAGACAACAGATCCTGAATACAATGATGTTCTCACGCGCTTTAGAGCCACTTGTCCTAATAACAACGTTTCGAAG ATTGAACGAATCCAGAATCCTGGAATGTGGAAGAACTACCAGAATAACAAGTGTGTCATGGAGTTAAAGAATGGTCatcaaaacaatgagaaaagaCTGTTTCATGGAACCAGTGAACAGACCATAAATCACATCAATAAGAGTGGATTTAATCGCAGCTATGCGGGGAAAAATG CTGCAGCATATGGAAATGGGACTTACTTTGCTCTTAATGCGAGCTATTCTGCTAACAACACATACTCTGTGCCTAATGCTCAGGGACAAAAGCACATGTACCTCTGCAGAGTTCTTACAGGAGACTACACCAGAGGGAATGGAGGGATGATTGTCCCACCTCCAAAAAACACCACAACCGCTGATCTGTACGACACAGTCGTAGACAACCAAGCTGCTCCGACCATTTTTGTAGTATTTCGTGATGATAATGCTTACCCAGAGTATTTAATAACATTTACATAG
- the parp14rs1 gene encoding poly(ADP-ribose) polymerase family member 14-related sequence 1 isoform X2, whose translation MDEFPYVLLVEGQWDPKLKNKITIYFQSKNKSGGGNCVVELDAEGRKGTVRFKDEEVRQRVLQKQNHELKTGQQTVKMTVSLPPSDVSNVKESTSSVNKPPAGEPKSEDNEEVKATEEEDDGTRRQAVIENIQNSTQDFLQMLVENVLKGTPAELNDFNIEVIQESNCAVVTFSCNKDTENFILSGSCYSVIKKKQMRVRILETTLKVKAEALPFNINSDLLMLYFEKFGDVEDNMVVSEKEHSAIITFKDPAVVHAVIKSQHAIKSQHVLKKQPFRVLPYYESLQTALYGKNRPSLKLPETLTENIDPTIWCHLNKNKKSMDLINKAMSTSFCKLDFGSPDVKITPLPSLLQQGGQTRKLIQSWRENTSSLFSESISRFKSFELLVQKDAWSEIEPEIQKAVAAVPVTLVPNIVQGAMAVVGLKEDVTSIESDLKEIVERITQKIQRETGSVTDNIDMPPSIHQLIVCHGLKQQILNKFPEMEINYHENNKKLTLYGLRNEVLETKNAILQDVVNLIRRPVEVHQSVLDFLHNSDLEKMTKSLFFTKGIDASLEPDGDRVLLIGKTESDIKDGQLQLKTELGHLSFDVEDAGVLTRLDWQDLISNIKNKESGVTIQTTVKQVLISGFAQDIHGVEKQLRDFVIENSNIEKTLKAHKTVIKFIKRHRTKDWLEDVKGKVNVQFKDETIVIDGPRLHVSQYVPLFEKLLTSTHHCVFKVAKPGAKKYFKEKESMWAPIAKNDMDCLVELVDEDDHLAPVKPKIKSVYEFKTPDGVEITVNKADICLFKVDAIVCGSNEALLLDGGLAKALSNADDKLQDACDQVGTRKKLTISDAIVLDAGGRLLCKHIIFALAPHYRPNYQNAVSLLGKTVRKSLNLADQENCQSVAIPAIGSGAFGFPPDLCAETIVKSIKDFCEIIGGNFVTKQIHLVDNNDTTVQAFQAAVQKIYGVSASSNQQQGQSQASSSQSQASSSQSQVHRPLATPQGSSPSIQTKEGLTITLKTCNIEDTTMDVVVNTLSSDLNLGVGAVSNALLKAAGPQLQVLVNQQATAPVNIGTVIVTAGANLKNKLVFHAVAPHYNQGKGNEQKVLENIIDECLNQAEQRQQKSIVFSAIGTGNLGFPKQVVIGSMLDLTLKFSSKRGTRNVQEVAFALHPQDAQTIQVFTDEFNKKFAIQPASANNPTQQTISGPFSKVTTVSGVHGTTVGGIKFQVLSGDITAEKTDVIVNSTNKDFTLKAGVSKAILEKAGPNVEAECQQLGTQPNKGYIMTQAGNLQCKKIIHIAAQSNAVHIEKLVKRALEKCAKEKFTSISFPAIGTGQGGLSPGQAADAMMDAVVNMVGQSPQSSLKLIRIVIFQAPMLNDFYKSMQNREYTIKQKDSTLYSRIKTYVSNVTSFLTGSWEKEVRQHGGKDFVIEGIKIVPACFSICGPTPAAVDKTKKFLEEMITPDHVFQKITDTAILSFSDKDQQRIQDMQSTLDVSIRLEYKAKKGSDDSSGVATLIVEGLSRDVLIASHEIQDMLKRAKEDEILKKDIEHVGELVEWQYEQAGQYKSFDPRTNFELEKALGGGATDIKISIQGQDYKVKLPEGPAVSTTGGNQVNIRRIDKLKATESIPQHWSPMNNKDLFQGFILKTTDPEYNDVLTRFRATCPNNNVSKIERIQNPGMWKNYQNNKCVMELKNGHQNNEKRLFHGTSEQTINHINKSGFNRSYAGKNAAAYGNGTYFALNASYSANNTYSVPNAQGQKHMYLCRVLTGDYTRGNGGMIVPPPKNTTTADLYDTVVDNQAAPTIFVVFRDDNAYPEYLITFT comes from the exons ATGGACGAGTTTCCATACGTGCTCCTGGTAGAGGGCCAGTGGGACCCcaaactgaaaaataaaataactatcTATTTTCAAAGTAAGAATAAATCGGGCGGAGGAAACTGTGTGGTTGAACTTGATGCCGAAGGACGAAAAGGAACTGTGCGATTCAAAGACGAGGAAG TGCGACAGCGAGTACTACAGAAACAGAATCATGAACTAAAAACTGGTCAACAAACTGTGAAAATGACCGTCAGTCTTCCGCCATCAGACGTCTCAAATGTGAAA GAATCGACATCTTCAGTCAACAAACCCCCAGCAG GTGAACCGAAGAGTGAAGATAATGAAGAGGTCAAGGCAACTGAGGAGGAAGATGATGGAACCCGTAGACAAGCTGTAATTGAAAACATTCAAAACAGTACTCAAGATTTTTTGCAAATGTTGGTGGAAAATGTACTAAAGGGAACACCTGCTGAGTTAAATGACTTCAATATTGAAGTAATACAAGAGAGCAATTGTGCAGTGGTGACCTTCTCCTGTAACAAGG ATACAGAAAACTTCATTTTGTCTGGCTCATGCTATTCAGTAATTAAGAAGAAACAAATGAGAGTCAGAATACTTGAGACGACATTAAAAGTGAAAGCTGAAGCTTTACCTTTCAATATAAACTCTGATTTGCTCATGCTGTATTTTGAAAAATTTGGGGACGTAGAAGACAACATGGTGGTATCTGAAAAGGAACATTCAGCAATAATCACTTTTAAAGATCCCGCAG TTGTTCACGCAGTTATAAAAAGCCAGCATGCAATCAAAAGCCAGCATGTACTGAAAAAGCAGCCGTTCAGAGTACTGCCATATTATGAATCTTTACAGACAGCTCTTTATGGTAAAAACAGACCCTCCCTGAAACTTCCAGAGACTCTTACTGAAAACATAGATCCGACTATATGGTGTCACTTAAACAAGAACAAAAAATCCATGGATTTGATCAACAAAGCTATGTCCACGTCTTTTTGCAAATTGGATTTTGGCTCCCCAGATGTGAAAATCACTCCTTTGCCTTCCCTACTTCAGCAAGGTGGGCAAACAAGAAAACTCATCCAGTCCTGGAGAGAAAATACCTCCTCCTTGTTCTCAGAGTCAATATCTCGGTTCAAATCTTTTGAGCTGCTCGTTCAAAAGGATGCATGGAGTGAAATAGAACCTGAAATTCAAAAAGCAGTAGCAGCGGTGCCGGTCACACTCGTTCCCAACATCGTCCAGGGAGCAATGGCTGTAGTTGGCTTGAAAGAAGATGTGACCAGTATTGAAAGCGATCTAAAAGAAATTGTTGAGAGAATCACCCAGAAGATCCAAAGGGAGACGGGCAGTGTGACAGATAATATAGATATGCCTCCATCCATTCACCAGCTTATTGTCTGTCATGGTTTGAAGCAGCAAATCCTTAACAAATTTCCAGAAATGGAGATCAATTACCATGAGAACAACAAAAAACTAACTCTGTATGGCCTAAGAAATGAAGTGCTGGAAACTAAGAATGCAATACTGCAGGATGTTGTCAATTTAATTCGTAGACCTGTGGAAGTACACCAATCTGTTTTAGATTTTCTTCATAACAGTGACCTAGAGAAAATGACCAAATCTTTGTTTTTTACAAAAGGAATCGATGCATCATTAGAACCTGATGGAGATAGAGTTTTGCTTATTGGCAAAACAGAAAGTGATATAAAGGACGGTCAGTTGCAACTAAAAACAGAGCTGGGACATCTGAGTTTTGATGTAGAAGATGCTGGTGTTTTGACAAGATTAGATTGGCAAGACCTTATCtctaatattaaaaacaaagaGTCAGGAGTTACAATACAGACAACTGTCAAACAAGTTCTCATTTCTGGCTTTGCACAAGACATCCACGGTGTTGAAAAACAATTACGTGATTTTGTTATTGAAAACTCTAACATTGAGAAAACCCTTAAGGCTCACAAGACCGTGATCAAATTCATAAAGCGACACCGAACAAAAGACTGGCTCGAAGATGTGAAAGGGAAGGTCAATGTTCAGTTCAAAGATGAAACAATTGTGATTGATGGGCCGAGACTTCATGTCAGTCAGTATGTGCCTCTGTTTGAGAAGCTGCTTACATCAACTCACCACTGCGTCTTTAAAGTTGCTAAACCAGGAGCGAAGaagtattttaaagaaaaggAGTCAATGTGGGCTCCAATAGCCAAGAATGATATGGATTGTTTGGTGGAATTAGTAGACGAGGATGATCACCTTGCCCCAGTTAAACCAAAGATAAAATCAGTTTAtgaatttaaaacacctgatggAGTGGAGATCACAGTAAACAAAGCAgacatatgtttatttaaagtggATGCTATAGTTTGTGGAAGCAATGAAGCTCTCCTCCTGGATGGAGGATTAGCGAAGGCACTTTCTAATGCTGATGATAAACTTCAGGACGCCTGCGACCAGGTGGGCACAAGGAAGAAGCTGACAATAAGTGATGCCATTGTCTTGGACGCAGGAGGACGCCTGCTATGCAAACACATCATCTTTGCATTAGCACCACATTACCGTCCCAATTACCAGAATGCAGTGAGTCTCCTGGGGAAAACTGTCAGAAAGAGTTTGAATCTGGCTGATCAAGAAAACTGCCAGTCAGTGGCAATCCCAGCCATTGGCTCTGGTGCGTTTGGCTTTCCTCCAGATCTTTGTGCAGAAACCATCGTGAAATCAATAAAAGATTTCTGTGAAATTATTGGTGGGAACTTTGTTACGAAACAAATTCACCTAGTTGACAATAACGATACAACAGTTCAGGCTTTTCAAGCTgctgtgcaaaaaatatatGGGGTCAGTGCAAGCAGCAACCAGCAGCAAGGTCAAAGCCAAGCAAGTTCTTCTCAAAGCCAAGCAAGTTCTTCTCAAAGCCAAGTCCACAGACCACTTGCAACCCCTCAAGGATCATCTCCCAGTATTCAAACAAAAGAAGGTTTAACCATCACTCTTAAGACATGTAACATTGAGGACACAACC ATGGATGTTGTGGTGAACACTCTCAGCTCTGACCTGAATCTAGGTGTAGGAGCTGTTTCAAATGCTCTTCTGAAAGCAGCTGGTCCACAGCTCCAGGTTTTGGTCAATCAGCAAGCCACGGCCCCTGTAAATATTGGAACGGTCATTGTAACAGCAGGTGCAAACCTTAAAAACAAACTGGTGTTTCATGCAGTTGCACCGCACTATAATCAGGGAAAAGGCAATGAGCAGAAG GTGCTGGAAAACATCATTGATGAATGTTTGAATCAGGCAGAGCAGCGCCAACAGAAATCCATTGTATTCTCTGCTATCGGTACAGGAAATCTAGGATTTCCAAAACAAGTGGTGATCGGCTCAATGCTGGATTTAACTCTTAAATTCAGCAGTAAAAGGGGTACAAGGAATGTCCAGGAAGTAGCATTTGCTCTTCACCCCCAAGATGCACAAACCATTCAG GTTTTCACAGATGAGTTCAACAAAAAGTTCGCGATCCAGCCGGCCTCAGCCAATAACCCCACACAACAAACCATCTCAG GCCCTTTCTCAAAGGTGACAACCGTATCTGGGGTTCACGGGACTACAGTGGGAGGAATAAAATTTCAGGTTTTAAGTGGTGATATCACAGCTGAAAAAACTGATGTCATAGTGAACTCCACCAATAAGGACTTTACACTGAAAGCag GTGTGTCAAAGGCTATTTTGGAAAAGGCTGGTCCAAACGTAGAGGCTGAGTGTCAACAACTGG GAACCCAACCCAACAAAGGATACATAATGACACAAGCAGGaaatttacagtgtaaaaaGATCATCCACATTGCAGCACAGAGCAATGCTGTTCATATTGAAAAGCTTGTTAAAAGGGCTCTGGAAAAGTGTGCAAAGGAAAAGTTCACCTCCATCTCATTCCCAGCTATTGGTACAG GACAAGGAGGGCTGTCTCCAGGTCAAGCAGCAGATGCCATGATGGATGCGGTTGTGAACATGGTCGGACAGAGTCCACAGTCTTCTCTCAAGTTAATCCGAATAGTCATCTTCCAGGCGCCCATGCTCAATGATTTCTACAAGAGCATGCAGAATCGAGAATACACTATCAAACAAAAAGACAGTACATTGTACTCAAGAATCAAAA CATATGTTTCCAATGTTACATCATTCCTGACTGGATCCTGGGAGAAAGAAGTTAGGCAACATGGCGGGAAAGACTTTGTCATTGAAGGAATCAAAATTGTGCCAGCTTGTTTTTCTATCTGTGGCCCGACACCAGCAGCTGTGGACAAAACTAAGAAGTTTCTAGAGGAAATGATCACACCGGACCATGTATTCCAAAAAATCACTGACACAGCAATACTTTCCTTTTCAGACAAAGATCAACAGCGAATCCAGGACATGCAAAGCACTTTAGATGTATCTATAAGGCTAGAATACAAAGCTAAGAAAGGTTCAGATGATTCCTCAGGAGTAGCCACACTTATAGTTGAAGGTCTCAGTCGAGATGTGCTAATAGCCTCTCATGAAATTCAAGACATGCTGAAAAGAGCCAAAGAAGATGAGATACTAAAGAAAGACATTGAACATGTAGGTGAGCTGGTAGAATGGCAATACGAACAAGCAGGGCAATATAAAAGTTTTGATCCACGTACAAACTTTGAATTGGAAAAGGCCCTTGGTGGGGGAGCTACAGACATTAAAATCTCCATACAGGGCCAAGATTACAAGGTCAAACTGCCTGAGGGTCCTGCTGTGAGCACCACTGGTGGCAATCAGGTGAACATCAGACGCATTGACAAACTGAAAG CAACTGAAAGTATTCCACAGCATTGGAGTCCCATGAATAATAAAGACTTGTTCCAAGGATTCATATTGAAGACAACAGATCCTGAATACAATGATGTTCTCACGCGCTTTAGAGCCACTTGTCCTAATAACAACGTTTCGAAG ATTGAACGAATCCAGAATCCTGGAATGTGGAAGAACTACCAGAATAACAAGTGTGTCATGGAGTTAAAGAATGGTCatcaaaacaatgagaaaagaCTGTTTCATGGAACCAGTGAACAGACCATAAATCACATCAATAAGAGTGGATTTAATCGCAGCTATGCGGGGAAAAATG CTGCAGCATATGGAAATGGGACTTACTTTGCTCTTAATGCGAGCTATTCTGCTAACAACACATACTCTGTGCCTAATGCTCAGGGACAAAAGCACATGTACCTCTGCAGAGTTCTTACAGGAGACTACACCAGAGGGAATGGAGGGATGATTGTCCCACCTCCAAAAAACACCACAACCGCTGATCTGTACGACACAGTCGTAGACAACCAAGCTGCTCCGACCATTTTTGTAGTATTTCGTGATGATAATGCTTACCCAGAGTATTTAATAACATTTACATAG